One segment of Coffea arabica cultivar ET-39 chromosome 7c, Coffea Arabica ET-39 HiFi, whole genome shotgun sequence DNA contains the following:
- the LOC140010317 gene encoding large ribosomal subunit protein uL2cz — protein sequence MAIHLYKTSTPSTRNGTVDSQVKSNPRNNLIYGQHRCGKGRNARGIITAGHRGGGHKRLYRKIDFRRTEKDIYGRIVTIEYDPNRNAYICLIHYGDGEKRYILHPRGALIGDTIVSGTEVPIKMGNALPLKSTSTDMPLGTAIHNIEITLGKGGQLARAAGAVAKLIAKEGKSATLKLPSGEVRLISKNCSATVGQVGNVGVNQKSLGRAGSKRWLGKRPVVRGVVMNPVDHPHGGGEGRAPIGRKKPTTPWGYPALGRRSRKRNKYSDNLILRRRSK from the exons ATGGCGATACATTTATACAAAACTTCTACCCCGAGCACACGCAATGGAACTGTAGACAGTCAAGTGAAATCCAATCCACGAAACAATTTGATCTATGGACAGCATCGTTGTGGTAAAGGTCGTAATGCCAGAGGAATCATTACCGCAGGGCATAGAGGGGGAGGTCATAAGCGTCTATACCGTAAAATCGATTTTCGACGGACTGAAAAAGACATATATGGTAGAATCGTAACCATAGAATACGACCCTAATCGAAATGCATACATTTGTCTCATACACTATGGGGATGGTGAGAAGAGATATATTTTACATCCCAGAGGGGCTCTAATTGGAGATACCATTGTTTCTGGTACAGAAGTTCCTATAAAAATGGGAAATGCCCTACCTTTGA AATCTACTTCAACCGATATGCCCTTAGGCACGGCCATACATAACATAGAAATCACACTTGGAAAGGGTGGACAATTAGCTAGAGCAGCGGGTGCTGTAGCGAAACTGATTGCAAAAGAGGGTAAATCGGCCACATTAAAATTACCTTCTGGGGAGGTCCGTTTGATATCCAAAAACTGCTCAGCAACAGTCGGACAAGTAGGGAATGTTGGGGTGAATCAGAAAAGTTTGGGTAGAGCCGGATCTAAGCGTTGGCTAGGTAAGCGTCCTGTAGTAAGAGGAGTAGTTATGAACCCTGTAGACCATCCCCATGGAGGTGGGGAAGGGAGAGCTCCAATTGGTAGAAAAAAACCCACAACCCCTTGGGGTTATCCTGCACTTGGAAGAAGAAGTAGAAAAAGGAATAAATATAGTGATAATTTGATTCTTCGTCGCCGTAGTAAATAG
- the LOC140010316 gene encoding DNA-directed RNA polymerase subunit alpha: protein MVREKITVSTRTLEWKCVELRTDSKRLYYGRFILSPLMKGQADTIGIAMRRALLGEIEGTCITRVKSEKVAHEYSTIAGIQESVHEILMNLKEIVFRSNLYGTCDASICVRGPGYVTAQDIVLPPYVEIVDNTQHIARLMEPINLCIRLEIERNRGYLIKTPQNFQDGSYPIDAVFMPIRNANYSIHSYGNGNEKQEILFLEIWTNGSLTPKEALHQASRNLIDLFIPFLHMEEQNSHLENNQHTVPLAPFFFHDKLDKLRKNKKEIALKSIFIDQSELPPRIYNCLKRSNIYTLLDLLNNSQEDLMKIEHFHIEDVKEILGILEKQLVIFLPKK, encoded by the coding sequence ATGGTTCGAGAGAAAATAACAGTATCTACTCGGACACTAGAGTGGAAGTGTGTTGAATTAAGAACAGACAGTAAACGTCTTTATTATGGGCGTTTTATTCTGTCTCCACTGATGAAAGGTCAAGCCGACACAATAGGCATTGCAATGCGACGAGCTTTGCTTGGAGAAATAGAAGGAACATGTATCACACGTGTAAAATCTGAGAAAGTCGCACATGAATATTCTACCATAGCGGGTATTCAAGAATCGGTACATGAAATCTTAATGAATTTGAAAGAAATTGTATTCAGAAGTAATCTATATGGAACTTGTGATGCATCTATTTGTGTCAGGGGTCCTGGATATGTAACTGCTCAAGATATCGTCTTACCGCCTTATGTAGAAATCGTTGATAATACACAACATATAGCTAGATTGATGGAACCAATCAATTTGTGTATTAGATTAGAAATCGAGAGAAATCGAGGATATCTTATAAAAACGCCACAGAACTTTCAAGATGGAAGTTATCCTATAGATGCTGTATTTATGCCTATTCGAAATGCGAATTATAGTATTCATTCTTATGGGAATGGGAATGAAAAACAAGAGATACTTTTTCTCGAAATATGGACAAACGGAAGTTTAACTCCGAAAGAAGCACTTCATCAAGCCTCCCgcaatttgattgatttatttattccATTTTTACATATGGAAGAACAAAACTCACATTTAGAGAACAATCAACACACGGTTCCTTTAgctccttttttctttcatgATAAATTGGATAAActcagaaaaaacaaaaaagaaatagcaTTAAAATCGATTTTTATTGACCAATCAGAATTGCCCCCAAGGATCTACAATTGCCTCAAAAGGTCcaatatatatacattattGGACCTTTTGAATAATAGTCAAGAAGATCTTATGAAAATTGAACATTTCCACATAGAAGATGTAAAAGAGATATTGGGCATTCTCGAAAAACAGTTGGTAATTTTTTTACCGAAAAAATAA